The window CAAGCTCTCGGATACTGTTGAAGTAGCCGACAAGAGAATAGTACGGGTCAATCACATCCTTGTATTCATCTTGGAGGGAGTATGTATAAGCAGCCTGCAGGATAATGGCGTAAACACGTAGCAAAGCTGTCTTAACAGACTGACCAGGTGCGCAGACGCCCACATATTTTCGGAATGGATCATCCTCTATGGAAATCTCTCTGATGAAAAAGCTGTCTCCAATTTCAAATCCGTTCGGTGGAAACTGTGTCGTATTCTTTCTTGCGTAAAGGCATCTGGTCTGTGCCTCCGCATTCTTGATTGTAGCCGTCGAAACGACATACTTCGGCTTAATGCCATCGTGAATGCACATATCCTCGATGATTGTTTCATAGGCACCGTAGACCGTACCAAGCGGTCCCGTAATAAGATGCAGCTCATCTTGGATAATCAATTCCGGCGGCAGGAACGGTCTAATATTGACCATCGTTGATGCCGGCAACGAAGCCGTTTTGTTGTGACGTCCGTGTTCTGCTCCAATCGCAACATAACCATCGCGGCTGCATTTTCTATCCACTCTGCCAAAAAGCGCATTCGTATTCACATCCCAAGGCAGTCGTGCGAATTTATCAACAGTCGATAAAATAATAGTCGGACACTTGGCGCATATTTCCTCATCGACAAGATAAACCGGAATTGGCATCCTGTCCTTTTTATATCTGTAAAACTGACAATCTCGATCGGAACAGAAAATCTCGATGGACTTCTTGTCGGTGTCAATGTTAAAGTTCTCCTCTTTGAGAGGCTTTCCGCAAAACGGGCAGGTAAGAAGCTGCTTATAGACGTGGTTCCTTGCGCTTCTTGCGGCTTGTGGATTATCAGCCTTTTCAATAAACTCATCAAATTTGTTAGGCGTTACTCCGCCTCCTACCCAGAATCCAATGCTGATAGGCTCTTTGCCAAACTGTGGATATGCCTGCCGCCTGATCATTTCGGCTGCAAGTACCATCTTTGTAATACGGTCTCTCTGCTGTGTGGTGAGCAAACGGAGCGTATATCGGAGCATAACGGTCACGCCGCCATCTCGATTGTATTCCTCTCCATCAGACGCTCTGAGTCTTCTGTTGGCGATAACGAATGCCATAAGACCAAGGTAAGCCTCTGTTTTACCGCCGCCTGTAGGAAAGTACAGCAGGTCAACGACCTCACGGTCTTTATGTTTCGGATCAACGATTCCGGCAAGATTCATCAGAATAAAGGCAATCTGGAACGGACGCCATCCGAAGTTATTATCAGGATTCTTCGGATTAATGAAATCCTGGAAATTGCACTCTGTCCCTGTGCCGTGCTTCTTTGCGTAGCCCTTGATGCTGTTCTGCAAGAAGATTACACGGTTCATAAAGCAGAAAGCTTCAAATGAAATGGCATCATTTTCAATAATGCTGATTCCCTCACGGATACGCTTCAGAGCATCTTGGCAGCGGTCAATAACCTTGTTGCCAATCTTATCCTTAAAATCAGGAGTGCTCATCCTTGCGTTTCCGAGAAGTGTTGAGTTGATCCACTTTTCGTATGATTCAGCCAGTGTGTTAAGTTTTCCGACGGTTTCTTCTTTTTTCGATTTTACAGACATAGTAAATGTCGAGAAGAAGTATCGGTCAAATCCATCCAAAGCAGCGCTGACACCCGGAAATTCATACTCAGGTATAAACGCTGATTTCACATATGTTGTTCTGCCGTCAACAGGAGTATCCCACACCGCTGCGCAGCCACGTCCGCGTCCCATGATCGGGCGCTGTTCAAAATAAAACTCATCGGAGGCAAGTATCTCTCTGCAAATATGTTCTGCGATAAACGAAGCAGAATTGGCCTCCGTATAAGCCTTGATTTCCACTTGGAACATAATCGCTTCTGCGCTGTTAGCAGAATTTTTTCTCTTATTAATGACATATGCCGTTACAAGAGAATAGCCGCCCTTCAAAGAAATGCGGGACACATGAACATGGACATTGGAGTCGCAGACAAGCTGGTAATCCTTTGTTCGAGTAAAATCTTTAAGCTGAACATGAACCGTTTCTTCCATTGGCTGGCGCGTATATATGGCGCGACTATGTTCTTTTTCATCTTTGCCGGTATATTTCTCAGAGGACTTTACATAGTCCCCCCATGTCACATCAAGATTGATACTCTCTGTATCGCTTTGGATGTAGAAACTGATACCAATAGACGAAGGCAGTTGAAAGTGTATGGTTGAAATAGGCTCGTTGTCGTCATCCTCACCGACCGTAAAATCCTCACCATCTTCAAATGCCATATCAGCGTCAACTTCCTGCTCTCCAGCGCCAGAGTAATCCTTATCATCGCTTTGAATATCGAGCATACCCACGAGATAGGCATAGCGAGGATTCTCTTCAAGGACCTCTTCCTTTTCTCTGGGGCCGATAAGGTCAGTTCTTATGGCGTCAATGATTTTCTGCCTGACCTCTGAATATTTAAATCTGTCAGCCATTATGCCTCCTCCTTCACGGCATGAGCCGTACCGAGTGTATATTTACAGGTATTGCCAAGATGAATGTTGTCATCTGAAATCAGCTTGTACTCCCAAGGTTTATGATCCGGGTCTGCCGTTGAAGCAAAGCGGCACCACTTTATGCCTTCTCTTGCCTTTGATACGACCTCATCTGATGTCACTTCATTCAGAGCCTTAACCTCGACCATGAATTTTCCGGCAGTTGTTTCCACGAGAAAATCAGGATTGTACTGCTGCCCGGCTTTCCAGAATAAGCCCAGCTGATTAAGCGGCGGCTTGATCCAACGGATAACATCCGGGTCTTCCTCCAATATAATGGAGAACAGGCGCTCTGTATCGCTGTCGAAAGCATTCGCCGGATAATATGACTTCTTGTAACCGGTAAATAGATACTTCTTGATGTTGCTCTTATCAGAGAACGGCTTATCGTACTTAACCTTTCCGTCCTCTTTGACGTTCTTTACGAACTTACGGAACAGGATAAGGTCTTTCTGAATGATGTGGACATCCTGAGTTTTCCTATCCATATGCTCATAAATCTGCTTGCGGATATCGGACACAATCAAAGAAGCATAGCGGCGAACGATTCTCCGCTTGTTTTCTCCGTCTTCGGATATCTGGCTTAAATACTGTTCAACCACATCAATAACAAAATCTGCATCGTCATAAGACAACTCGCTGAGGGAATCGAGGAGCATACAAGCAAGAGTATTCATAGCATCATTGACCTCAAGAACCTGCGCATCCACGACAGAAAGAAGCTGCTGATTGATAGCGTCAAAACGCTCAATCTTAGCCATAGCCACTTCAAAGTCAGCGATTGTACGCTTCACTTCAAAACGATTAAACTTCACCTCCGAAGTGGTCTGCACAAGGATTTTCGGAACAGAGATAGCTTTCGCTGAATACTTCAAAACCGCCTTTACAAACTCGTCCTTGCTAAGAGGCTGTTTGCCTAGTTTACCACCGGTAGCTGCCTGCGGCTGTTCCTGTGCGGGTGCTGTGGTCTCAGCAGAGTCACCGGAAAGCATCTCAGGATGACGGTCAAAGAGCGTCATCTGGCCAGGGTCTTCATTCTTGTCCTTCTTCTGCGCAGCCATAAAGTTCTTCACATATTCCTGATAAATCTCAAGCTGCGTTTTCGGATTACTGACCTCGGCAAAGGACTTCACGCCGGATGCAGTAATGGCAAAATCAAGCAGAGAAAGCTGACCATCATCTACGGTGGCAGATACTCCCACGGACTCTGACGGCTCTACAATCGCTTTATCAAGGTCACGATAACGGAAGATATCACTGCTCTTAATCTCATCCACGAGTTCTCTATAGTGGTCGTGGGCAACGATATCAAGAGAGTCTATGTCTTCGTTGCCGGTCTGTTCACCGAACGGAAGTCTTAAACCACGACCAATAGTCTGCATAGCGAGGATATCACTCTTTGCTGCGTTGAGCGGAATAATCGCAAAGAGGTTATTGACATCCCAGCCTTCCTTCAGCTTGTAAACGTGCAAAACAATCTCAACCGGGTTAGAAGCACTCTCTATAGAGAGCAAAAGACGGATGTTTTCTTCCGACTCCTCGCCAGTCTGCTTTGAATGTATTTCGATAACCTTGCCCTTATACTTTCCACCTTGGAAATCATCGCTGTCTATCAACACACGGATTTTCTTGGCGTGATCCGTATCTTTGCAGGCTACAAGAACAATCGGCTTTACATAGTCGAGGTCGTTTTCGCTACAGTACTCGCGCAGCACAGCCTTGCGATGCTCATGAAGCGTAAGACCGTCTCGGATTTTCATCTCCTCGATATCCTCCTGGTTATATCCCGCCATGTTGGAGCGTCCCATAACGACAGGAATCTTCAGATATCCCTCGACAGCGCCACGAGCAAGATCATAGGCATAAATGACATTCGATGTGGTCTTCGGCGTGGCGGTAAACTCAAGTCCGAGAACCGGCTTCAGATAATTGATTGCCTTCATTGAAGCCGGGGCATAATAACGGTGCGCCTCATCCATGCAGATAACAAGATCATCGAACTGCGCTAATACATCCGCAAAGGAAGCACCCAGCGTTTCCTTAAACTTATGGAAATTGAACTGCGTGTCCGTTTTGCTATTGAAGATTTTCCCAATATTAAAGATAAAAAGCTGAATCTCCGAAGTCTTTTCAATTCGCATAGACATCTGCTCAAACTTCACAGGGTAGGTATCATAGTTTTCCCCATCATACACCTTCGGTCTTCCCATTTCCGATTCAAGACCTTTGAAAATATACTTCGGATGGTTCGGATTGGACTCCTTGCGCAGTTTTTCGTAGATGGTGTTTCCGGGCGCAAGAATGAAGAAGTGCTTGTAGCCCTTCGCTCTGTACAGATAATAGATGCTTGCTCCCATCAGACGGGTCTTTCCGATACCCGTGGCCATAGCATAGCAGAATGACGGGAATTCAAACCTAGCTTTGACCTTGCGCTGCTTCTCACAGTATTTCGTTGCAGCCGTCTCAACTATATCCTTGCTGTCTTTCTTGTAATCACAATGCGAACTTATGGCATCAAGGTAAGAGAGAGCCTCCTCCTGCGGAGTTCTCAGGCTCATTGCGTATTTGATCTTGGTTACTATCTCAGACATTTACTGCACCTCGCTTTCAAAATCGCATTTCTCTAGGAGGTCTTTCGGAATCTTCTTGACCTCGATGTTATCGGGCAATACCATATTCGACTGTACTTTTGTTCCGTAGATCAGGAGCGACTGACCTTCGGCAAGCCGCGCGGACAGCGATTTTATATATCCGGCGTTAATGAACTCCGTAGTGATGTGAATAAACCGTTTCTCCGAAGAATGGCCGTGGAACATATCCTGTGGTTTATATCGGAATCCTTCAATCTTACAGATTGCCTCGCAGAGCATCTCAAAGGTGTAGGAGGGATTGGTTTGATAAATCGGCAGCTTATCATTCTTCACGAGAAGGCTCGGTGCCAACTCATAGAAGTGATATCCGCCGCCGCCTTTCCAATTAACAGGCTTTGTGATACCTCCTTCATCCGAACCCTCGATTATTTTATCTAAACGCACCTTGCAATTTGTATAAGCATGCTCACCCATTTCTATGCCTATATACTTCCTATTCATCTTATGGGCAACCGCAACAGTTGTCCCAGAGCCAAGAAATGAATCCAAAACCAAATCCTCCGGTTTCGTTGCAATATGAAGGATACGCTCTATCAATGTTTCTGGCTTAGGCGTGTCAAAAGCATCATCCTTTCCAAATAATGCCATTATTTCTTTCTTTGCCGAATCTGTATGTCCGACTTCATCGCTCGGCCACCAAGTCCACGGTGCTACCCCCGGAACCTCGGATAAATACCTGATCTTATTGGGTTGGCCGTTATTATCTTTGCCAAAATAGATTCTCCCGTCGGTGCGTAATTCTTCAAACGTCTTTTTAGACAAAGACCAGCATCTTCCTGCTGGCGGTGTGTGTACCTTTCCTCCCGGCGCGGTTATTTCATAAAATTGCTCAGGGGTTGCATGTCCCGCTTGCGCAGTCATAGGTACTGGTCTCCATCGTCCCCTCGGATCATTGTTAGGATTCCTATACACCTCGGCCTGCTTCTCTGACATAGGAACGAGATTTCGATATTCCTTAAACTTTGTTGGATTTTTTGCAAAAACAATAATGTATTCATGAACATCGCCTATTGCTTCTCTATTCTCTCGTGAATATCTTTTTTGCCATACAATCTGTGCAATAAAGTTTCTCCGCCCGAAAAGCTCATCGCACAGCACTCGCATATATGCCTGTTCCGAATCATCTATACTAATCCAAATACTTCCTGTATCTTCATTAAGTAGATTCCATAGTAGCTCTAAGCGCGGTCTTATCATGCACAACCAAGTACTATGCTCCAATCCATCATCATAATAATCAAATGCGCTACCGGTATTGTAGGGGGGATCAATATAAATACACTGAACTCTCCCCACATACTCCTGTTGTAACGCTTGTAATGCAATCAAATTATCTCCGTGAATGAGCATATTCTCGCTGGATGGGTCACCATAAGACTTATCGACAGCCTCCATGAAAATTCTCGGCTCCACGACCTTGTCATCATATTTGCCCACCCAAGTCAATTCTAATTTTCCAGTCTTCTGCATAATAATCTCTCCTAAAACTTCAGTACGATGTTAACCAACAGAATCGGGTTAATATCAAACTGTTTTTCAAACTCTGCGATTTCCCGTTCGCCCTCAGCTTTGAAGCCGGTACCTTTCTCGTAAAAAGACTCCTGCAGCTTTTCAAGCGCCTTGGACTTCTCGGTTATTTTTTTTCGTATGTCTATCTTCTCGTAGAAATTATCCGAGGCTCGTTCCTCTTCCTTTAGAACATCGATCTCGGCGTTCATGTCCTGGTATGTCGCTATCAGCTGTTCCATCTGAATGCGCTCCCAGTTTTCGATCTTTCTGCGGTTATAGGCTTTAATCGATTCTGACTGTTCTTGATAGCGTTTAACCATCTCTGCGGTCAGATTGTCGTAAACACGCTGATAGAGCTGCATCTCGGATTCTGTCGGTGTGAAATAGCGCACATCCATATCGTCTATCTGCTCAAGTTCGGGGATAAGGTCTGCCTCGTCAAAGTCTATATATGCCCCTTTTTCATCACAAAGCAATACTACCGGGAAGAGAAGTTTCGAGGAATCGCAGAAGGCTCCTATGAACAGGATTCCATGCGATCCGAGGACTTTTTCTCCCCAATTATCGACCTTCCAGTAATGAAGACCGCCGTCAACCTCCGGCTCTTCAAAGGCACTCCAGTATTCCACATCATGCAGATACCTTGCAATATCAGACTTTGTAGCGTCAAGCGCCTGTTCCTTTGCACCACTGCTTTCAGTAAGCAGAAGGGAGCGGAGTTCTCTTGCTTTCTTGTCCCGCTTTGCGTTCAGCTTGCGATCCAGTTTATCAAAGGCTTTCTTGAACTCTGCCGTGGTGTCGCAGGTCTGATAAATTTGCAATACCATTTTTTCAAAACTTGTACCCGACTCCAATACGCCAAGAGCAATATCCGATGCACCGAAGACACCCTCGAATAGTTCAAACTTCTTCGAGAGGATATTGTAAACACGCCGGTCAGCGGCATTCTGCGTATTCAACAAATTGATTGCCACAACGTCATGTTTCTGGCCGTAGCGGTGGCAACGGCCGATACGCTGCTCAATCTTCATCGGATTCCAAGGCAGGTCGTAGTTAATTACCGTATTGCAGAACTGGAGGTTCAAACCTTCGGAGCCTGCATCCGTGCAGATTAGCATCTTTGCGTTATGGCGGAAGTAATCTACGATGGCGTGTTTATATTCCACGCTGCGACCGTAGTTTTCCTTGCCGAAATTCTTGACCTGCCATGCTTTGTATATTTCCTGCGTCATAGTGTCATCAAAATCACCATTGAAAAGGAGAATATCCTCGTCCTCGAATCCTGTCTTACGAAGCTCTGCGACTATGTACTTCTGTGTACGCTTTGATTCCGTGAAAATTACTACCTTCTGTGGGATTCCTTGTTCCTGCTGGTAGTCGAATGCAATCTGTATGGCAGTCTTCAGAGCATTGACCTTTGCGTTTGCTTTGATGCGCTTTGCAACATCAATGATGATATTCACCTCATCGAGTTCAGCTTGGATGAACTGTTTCTGAACAATGGTATCTTCATCCTCTGTATCCTCAAAGCCCGACTCATCGATTTCATCCTCAACATAGCTCCAGAATAGGTCGAAGCCTTCCTGCGCATTTGCAGACTCGCTACCCTCGTATAGCTTTTCGAGTCTGTTCTTCAGAATTTCAAAGGTTTCTATCAAAGCGAAACTCGAAGAAGCAAGCAGCTTTCTGATAACAAGGATGATCAGCCTGCGGTTTGAGGTCGATATAGAGTATAGCAGCTCACGTTTCAAGAAGTCGTTTACCCGCTGATATAGTTCGATCTCATCCTGTGACAGGGTAAAATCCACTGTTTTGCAGGTTCTCTTTTTGAAATTCATGTACTTTGCTACATCTTTACGGAGGGTACGGTACAGAATCGGCGAAAGTTCACGCTTAAGGTCAGAGTAATCCTGTCCCTCGATGTAGCGTTTGTTAAAGACCTTCTCGCTGCCGAATATACGCTGGTCGATAAAAGATACCAGCCCGTGAAGGTCTGTCAGCGAATTTTGAAGTGGCGTAGCGGTCAGCAGAATCTTCGGTATGCCCTTTGACAGTTCATACAGATTCTTTGCCCTTTTAGTACCGTGAAATACGTTTCTTAGATTATGCGCCTCATCGATGATGATAAAATCCCACTTCACCTCCGGGAACCGTTTCATCAGCTTGGATGAATAGTCATAGGAGGTAAGAACAATTCGGACAGATTTATTGTCGGTGAGTCTCTTGCGCCAGTCAGAACTGTCTTTTTCCACCGTCAGCCTGTCAAGTATCACCGACTCCAAGCCGAACTTATCCTCAAGTTCCAGTTCCCACTGTTTTCTCAAGGATGCCGGAAGCGCAATCAAGACACGCTTTGCGCCAGTCTCAAGAACATATTTCAGTACGAGTCCGGCTTCAATGGTCTTTCCGAGTCCAACCTCATCCGCCAGAACAATACCCCCTGTTTTTAACGCTTGAATAGCAGTGCAGAAGGCATTGATCTGATGGGGATTCAATTCAATATTCGTATCCAAAAGGAAGTGGAACGGAGAAGCCTGAAGTTCCAGCTTTTTATATCTGCTGAATTGTTCAAGCAGCAGGTTACCTTCCATCTGAATCTCCTTTATACAGTTGCTCAAAAATACCCATCGCTATCCCTTTTGCCATCATCGGAGGCACAGCGTTCCCAATCTGGACGAATTGTGATGTTCGTGGTCCCTCAAAGAAATAGCTGTCCGGGAAAGACTGTATTCTTGCCGCCTCACGGACGGTAATTGATCTGTTCTGCTCAATGTCAGGATGAATGAAATAATGACCGTCCTTTGAAAGGTGTGCCAGAATAGTATGACAGCACGATTCATCGCCCTCGACAACTTTAAACCTGTCCTTAAATGAATGCCTGTTCTTGTGCGTTTTCAATTCATCCGGGAGATCATTGTAATTCAGGCGTTTATGACCGTCATTCCACAATTCAACAGCCCGCCTGTAAATCTTGATATCCCGATCTATATTCGGTCGGCAGTTATGGTGAGTCAGCACGTCATCCTTCGTCCGTATTCCTGACTCCATAACATAGCTTGTGGCTTTGGTTTTTGCGTACTTATCGGAACTCTCTCCGGGATGCAGCTTTGGCAAATCAGCGAAGAGGTCATTTACTATAGCGTCAGTTTTTAATTCAAGAAAATCGGGATATTTCAGACCGCTTTTCTTTAACCATCCGACGATAATCATTCGACGTCTGTTTTGGAGTACACCAAAGGTATGAGCGTTCTGCTCACGGCATTCAATTTCATATCCCACTCTTTTTAAGTATTTTTGAATGTTCTTCCAGGTAGCTCCGCCATTAGCCGATTCAATACCCGTAACATTCTCGAACACAAACATACGAGGCTGATAGCGTTTTAAGAAACGCGCATACAGTTTATACAAGTAGTTACGAGGATCTTCCGCCATCGGCACTTCCATGTGACTGCTTTGCGCTCTGCCCACCAAGGAATATGCTTGACAGGGCGGTCCCCCCACAATGACATCAATCTTTGAGATGCCTCGTATTTTCATTATTCCATCAATCGTCTTGAAAATTGATGGCAATGTTTCGTCAGACATCGTTTTATTGATTATGGTTTTTGTTATCGAAGCAGGAATCTGCTTCATGAATTCATCACGGGATATTTTCCTAGAAAGATATTTTTTATATAAACCGATATTGCCAACGTCTTTAAGGTAGTAATAGGCGCTTCTCGTTTCAAGCGTTTTAGCTGCAAATTCGTTCATTTCAACATGAGCCACTGGCTTAAAGCCGGCTTGGAGAAAACCTTCTGAAAGTCCTCCAGCTCCCGCAAAGAGATCGATAAAATTGTAGCTACATTGCGCATTTATCTTTTGCATATAATTTCCTCTTAGTAAATAGCAACTAACTTCCACACATTCAAAGTTCATTTGAGATGTAAAATCAGTAAGCCATTTATTTTCTTTACTTTTTTTCGATACTAATTAAATCCCCAATGTCAGTATCTAGCTCTTCACAAATCTTACCAATAACGGTGAGTGATACCGCATCACCTCTAACCATTTTTGATATCGTAGTAGGTGAAATACCTGTCTTTTCAACTAGGTCTTTTTTCTTCATATTGTTGTCTATTAGAGCTTTCCAAAGTCCACTGTAGTTAAATTTCATTTTTCACTCCTATAACTCCATATATGCGGATTTTTAATCCATAATATTATAGCATATCTACTTTTATATTTTCTATACATATGATTTGAACAAAAAAATCGGTGCAGTCCGAAGACCGCACCAGCAATTCCTTATAACTCGGCTTCTTTGGAAGCCTCTTTCTTTTCTGTTGGGTTTGCTTTTTCTTCCGCCTTATACTTCTTAATTGCTCCAAGGACGGACTCTTTCTTTTCCTCCTGATTTTTCATCTACCCTTTGCCTTTTAGAAGCTTAGAAGAAAGTATCCTCACATTGGTATGCTCCTTGCCGTTTTCGTCAATGGATTTTCTCTCCTGACCGAAGAGCTGGAAGATTGCAATTTTAATTTTCGCATCGTTCTGCCAAACTTTGGTATCTTATACAGCCGTAGCATACATGTCATTTGCAGTCTTATAACCGAAGATTTTGCACGGATAGTTGTTCACCCAATCTTCGATTCGTTTCAGCTCTCTTGGTTTCAACGTGCTGAAATCCGTTCCTTTCGGCAAAAATCTGCGCAGAATACGGTTCCCGTTCTCGTTGCTCCCCGCTCCCAACTACTGAAAGGATGGGCGTAGTACACTTCATCGCACTTGGCTGCCTTTTGCAGCCCTTTGCCATCCAAAAACTCTGAACCATTGTCTGCCGTAATGCTTTTAAATACTTGCGTGAAATCTCCCTTCACTCGGCGATGGGCGCGCCGAACCGCCTGCAACACTTCCTTTTATGTTTTATTTTTCACGAGCACATAGATAGTCTTGACACATACTCCTTCAATCGAATGCCCAAAAGGCAACGAAGATGCTATAATATGAACAAGAAGAGAAGATATGGCACGCGCAAGGTCGTCCGCCATAGGAAAGGAGCGTTGTCATGAAATACATATCGGGG of the Selenomonas sputigena genome contains:
- a CDS encoding site-specific DNA-methyltransferase; protein product: MQKTGKLELTWVGKYDDKVVEPRIFMEAVDKSYGDPSSENMLIHGDNLIALQALQQEYVGRVQCIYIDPPYNTGSAFDYYDDGLEHSTWLCMIRPRLELLWNLLNEDTGSIWISIDDSEQAYMRVLCDELFGRRNFIAQIVWQKRYSRENREAIGDVHEYIIVFAKNPTKFKEYRNLVPMSEKQAEVYRNPNNDPRGRWRPVPMTAQAGHATPEQFYEITAPGGKVHTPPAGRCWSLSKKTFEELRTDGRIYFGKDNNGQPNKIRYLSEVPGVAPWTWWPSDEVGHTDSAKKEIMALFGKDDAFDTPKPETLIERILHIATKPEDLVLDSFLGSGTTVAVAHKMNRKYIGIEMGEHAYTNCKVRLDKIIEGSDEGGITKPVNWKGGGGYHFYELAPSLLVKNDKLPIYQTNPSYTFEMLCEAICKIEGFRYKPQDMFHGHSSEKRFIHITTEFINAGYIKSLSARLAEGQSLLIYGTKVQSNMVLPDNIEVKKIPKDLLEKCDFESEVQ
- a CDS encoding DEAD/DEAH box helicase; its protein translation is MSEIVTKIKYAMSLRTPQEEALSYLDAISSHCDYKKDSKDIVETAATKYCEKQRKVKARFEFPSFCYAMATGIGKTRLMGASIYYLYRAKGYKHFFILAPGNTIYEKLRKESNPNHPKYIFKGLESEMGRPKVYDGENYDTYPVKFEQMSMRIEKTSEIQLFIFNIGKIFNSKTDTQFNFHKFKETLGASFADVLAQFDDLVICMDEAHRYYAPASMKAINYLKPVLGLEFTATPKTTSNVIYAYDLARGAVEGYLKIPVVMGRSNMAGYNQEDIEEMKIRDGLTLHEHRKAVLREYCSENDLDYVKPIVLVACKDTDHAKKIRVLIDSDDFQGGKYKGKVIEIHSKQTGEESEENIRLLLSIESASNPVEIVLHVYKLKEGWDVNNLFAIIPLNAAKSDILAMQTIGRGLRLPFGEQTGNEDIDSLDIVAHDHYRELVDEIKSSDIFRYRDLDKAIVEPSESVGVSATVDDGQLSLLDFAITASGVKSFAEVSNPKTQLEIYQEYVKNFMAAQKKDKNEDPGQMTLFDRHPEMLSGDSAETTAPAQEQPQAATGGKLGKQPLSKDEFVKAVLKYSAKAISVPKILVQTTSEVKFNRFEVKRTIADFEVAMAKIERFDAINQQLLSVVDAQVLEVNDAMNTLACMLLDSLSELSYDDADFVIDVVEQYLSQISEDGENKRRIVRRYASLIVSDIRKQIYEHMDRKTQDVHIIQKDLILFRKFVKNVKEDGKVKYDKPFSDKSNIKKYLFTGYKKSYYPANAFDSDTERLFSIILEEDPDVIRWIKPPLNQLGLFWKAGQQYNPDFLVETTAGKFMVEVKALNEVTSDEVVSKAREGIKWCRFASTADPDHKPWEYKLISDDNIHLGNTCKYTLGTAHAVKEEA
- the drmD gene encoding DISARM system SNF2-like helicase DrmD, with the translated sequence MEGNLLLEQFSRYKKLELQASPFHFLLDTNIELNPHQINAFCTAIQALKTGGIVLADEVGLGKTIEAGLVLKYVLETGAKRVLIALPASLRKQWELELEDKFGLESVILDRLTVEKDSSDWRKRLTDNKSVRIVLTSYDYSSKLMKRFPEVKWDFIIIDEAHNLRNVFHGTKRAKNLYELSKGIPKILLTATPLQNSLTDLHGLVSFIDQRIFGSEKVFNKRYIEGQDYSDLKRELSPILYRTLRKDVAKYMNFKKRTCKTVDFTLSQDEIELYQRVNDFLKRELLYSISTSNRRLIILVIRKLLASSSFALIETFEILKNRLEKLYEGSESANAQEGFDLFWSYVEDEIDESGFEDTEDEDTIVQKQFIQAELDEVNIIIDVAKRIKANAKVNALKTAIQIAFDYQQEQGIPQKVVIFTESKRTQKYIVAELRKTGFEDEDILLFNGDFDDTMTQEIYKAWQVKNFGKENYGRSVEYKHAIVDYFRHNAKMLICTDAGSEGLNLQFCNTVINYDLPWNPMKIEQRIGRCHRYGQKHDVVAINLLNTQNAADRRVYNILSKKFELFEGVFGASDIALGVLESGTSFEKMVLQIYQTCDTTAEFKKAFDKLDRKLNAKRDKKARELRSLLLTESSGAKEQALDATKSDIARYLHDVEYWSAFEEPEVDGGLHYWKVDNWGEKVLGSHGILFIGAFCDSSKLLFPVVLLCDEKGAYIDFDEADLIPELEQIDDMDVRYFTPTESEMQLYQRVYDNLTAEMVKRYQEQSESIKAYNRRKIENWERIQMEQLIATYQDMNAEIDVLKEEERASDNFYEKIDIRKKITEKSKALEKLQESFYEKGTGFKAEGEREIAEFEKQFDINPILLVNIVLKF
- a CDS encoding helix-turn-helix domain-containing protein, encoding MKFNYSGLWKALIDNNMKKKDLVEKTGISPTTISKMVRGDAVSLTVIGKICEELDTDIGDLISIEKK
- the drmA gene encoding DISARM system helicase DrmA gives rise to the protein MADRFKYSEVRQKIIDAIRTDLIGPREKEEVLEENPRYAYLVGMLDIQSDDKDYSGAGEQEVDADMAFEDGEDFTVGEDDDNEPISTIHFQLPSSIGISFYIQSDTESINLDVTWGDYVKSSEKYTGKDEKEHSRAIYTRQPMEETVHVQLKDFTRTKDYQLVCDSNVHVHVSRISLKGGYSLVTAYVINKRKNSANSAEAIMFQVEIKAYTEANSASFIAEHICREILASDEFYFEQRPIMGRGRGCAAVWDTPVDGRTTYVKSAFIPEYEFPGVSAALDGFDRYFFSTFTMSVKSKKEETVGKLNTLAESYEKWINSTLLGNARMSTPDFKDKIGNKVIDRCQDALKRIREGISIIENDAISFEAFCFMNRVIFLQNSIKGYAKKHGTGTECNFQDFINPKNPDNNFGWRPFQIAFILMNLAGIVDPKHKDREVVDLLYFPTGGGKTEAYLGLMAFVIANRRLRASDGEEYNRDGGVTVMLRYTLRLLTTQQRDRITKMVLAAEMIRRQAYPQFGKEPISIGFWVGGGVTPNKFDEFIEKADNPQAARSARNHVYKQLLTCPFCGKPLKEENFNIDTDKKSIEIFCSDRDCQFYRYKKDRMPIPVYLVDEEICAKCPTIILSTVDKFARLPWDVNTNALFGRVDRKCSRDGYVAIGAEHGRHNKTASLPASTMVNIRPFLPPELIIQDELHLITGPLGTVYGAYETIIEDMCIHDGIKPKYVVSTATIKNAEAQTRCLYARKNTTQFPPNGFEIGDSFFIREISIEDDPFRKYVGVCAPGQSVKTALLRVYAIILQAAYTYSLQDEYKDVIDPYYSLVGYFNSIRELGGAVRLLQDDIPKRIYRIKNKYGLDKQRYLNHNVEITSRMSSYKIPEKLNQLETTCASKDCLDTAIATNMIAVGMDVDRLGLMVVAGQPKQNSEYIQATSRIGRAFPGLVVMLYNAYRPRDLSHYENFTGYHSQLYRFVEGTTATPFSARARDRVMHALIISAIRLNFSNMANNPDAAAIGSLTTEQLDSVKKLIVDRLNIIKPSARADAEEEIDRFIDWWKLQATQTKSLRYYVVGTERYNRLMNPYDQPHDENAKATLRSMREVESSAHMFYYMED
- a CDS encoding DNA cytosine methyltransferase, whose amino-acid sequence is MQKINAQCSYNFIDLFAGAGGLSEGFLQAGFKPVAHVEMNEFAAKTLETRSAYYYLKDVGNIGLYKKYLSRKISRDEFMKQIPASITKTIINKTMSDETLPSIFKTIDGIMKIRGISKIDVIVGGPPCQAYSLVGRAQSSHMEVPMAEDPRNYLYKLYARFLKRYQPRMFVFENVTGIESANGGATWKNIQKYLKRVGYEIECREQNAHTFGVLQNRRRMIIVGWLKKSGLKYPDFLELKTDAIVNDLFADLPKLHPGESSDKYAKTKATSYVMESGIRTKDDVLTHHNCRPNIDRDIKIYRRAVELWNDGHKRLNYNDLPDELKTHKNRHSFKDRFKVVEGDESCCHTILAHLSKDGHYFIHPDIEQNRSITVREAARIQSFPDSYFFEGPRTSQFVQIGNAVPPMMAKGIAMGIFEQLYKGDSDGR